The Amblyomma americanum isolate KBUSLIRL-KWMA chromosome 6, ASM5285725v1, whole genome shotgun sequence genome has a window encoding:
- the LOC144094123 gene encoding uncharacterized protein LOC144094123 gives MVTLRLRGARSQTRAIRCRFLPPRCRWLLAWLSSLLTALLLLTHPLSAEEQTKEDACPSWNRKPWCPCYEFDSDVFLECNSVSPDQIRSTLLEIHSPVKMLSIYNLRSNMTTLPAGFFVNRTISRLFVSNTHLTTMEDGVFEGLEDSLETLSLTQSKLREVPKGALKDLRALRSLELSSNNIETLESYVFYGLQLTNLQLSKNNVTDITEYAFGGLENSLEELNLIDSNQKEFPLNALRRLRSLKALRLAENEIKDIPDDGFTRFTALQRLDLSSNSIRELNERSFVTMPRLTSLSLHMNQLSDLDDSCFIHLLELEALDLSQNTIHTIGRKVLTPLRRLRTIELSFNHLHSIESGTFRNMTHLREVLLTNNNILRITNDTFLNSSHISALFLANNAITQIEIAAFYPLPHLFQLHLSHNQLRSIHPTMFKNNRELRSLSLDSNLIADLLPGTFQELVELRDLRLENNLLKKIRKGVFYSLPNLQELHLQFNRIETIENEAFQSLANLQHLNLHGNRLTDVGDILSRYPSSLRSLILTQNEISNMHTDSMSGLNKVDILWLDWNKLKRLKKQIFRDLIEVDRLHLNHNEIIAIEDGAFERMVKLRALYLEYNTLSHVNTDMFRGAESLEELYLSHNNIMDIEPQTFQSLKKLRVLHMSHNQIYVIRKYMFEGQIPLQELFLSSVMAEDVEAGSFLDLTFLTHLDISNNKLISARVDFLYLPSLKHLDLSGNNLTGVHDNIFYGLSSLETLKVENTEISPISSKLFEPLSQLKILNFKGNALDSLDGTQMRGLVNVSELHLDGNNLSSLPYVSESMLNLQTISLSHNKISSIPSNAFKGNVELAKINLTDNLISEISQGAFRGLPSLKELILSDNVLTSLKPSFVDDLGTLEQLALDGNNLTFIPNVLLTSNMDELTTLSLNRNPVIRLREDFTTTGSLPALRTLSIEYGNISIVASNDFIGFPELSALSLRHNSIMKVSPGAFKPLKKLQVLDLGYNAIDILPSERFQGIDRLQVINLTRNHIVELARFGSDLRYLELLDLSFNRVARLHEDVFSNVNGLRSLWMRDNQIAWVAVNAFANLTALVSLDLRNNQLAYLSSSVLQPIEVRLGELLLSGNPFHCDCRLLGLWEWLQDHPRLNTRRPSCAQPDKLANQSVASLHPVDFCPAPLMTSAEVRRLEHDRLSLAWDVQNGTLIGGFLITYHATSEPAPAAGASLEPGVRRYEVDGLRAETWYTVCVTATGKYLRSLGRPTPYTADVERPYDMSANNRKCLQVRTLARTDRTRVTLSTLGMILGGSVSAVLVLVLAVLLTALKFRRRRRRRRPAKAQEVPQEYISYRHFSIQSNDGVYS, from the exons ATGGTGACCTTACGGCTCCGCGGGGCGCGGTCCCAGACGCGAGCAATACGATGCCGCTTCCTTCCGCCCCGATGCCGCTGGCTGCTGGCGTGGCTGTCCTCGCTGCTAACAGCGCTGCTCTTACTGACACATCCGCTCAGCGCCGAAGAGCAAACCAAGGAAGACGCGTGTCCCTCCTGGAACAGAAAACCCTGGTGCCCGTGCTACGAGTTCGATAGCGACGTCTTCCTCGAGTGCAACTCGGTCTCGCCCGACCAGATAAGGAGCACCCTCCTCGAAATCCACAGCCCCGTCAAGATGCTCAGCATCTACAACCTTCGCTCCAATATGACCACGTTGCCAGCTGGCTTCTTTGTGAATAGGACGATATCGCGCTTATTCGTGTCCAACACTCACCTGACGACTATGGAAGACGGTGTTTTCGAAGGTCTTGAGGACTCTCTAGAGACCTTGTCGCTGACGCAAAGCAAGCTGAGGGAAGTTCCGAAGGGGGCACTCAAAGACCTCAGAGCGCTTCGTTCTCTTGAGTTAAGTTCGAACAACATCGAGACGCTCGAAAGCTACGTCTTTTACGGACTGCAGCTGACGAACCTACAGCTTTCCAAAAACAACGTCACAGACATCACCGAGTACGCGTTCGGTGGGCTTGAGAATAGCCTTGAAGAGCTGAACCTGATTGACAGTAACCAAAAGGAATTCCCTCTGAACGCCCTGAGACGATTGCGGAGCCTCAAAGCCCTAAGGCTGGCCGAAAACGAGATCAAGGACATACCGGATGATGGATTCACAAGATTTACAGCCTTACAAAGGTTAGACCTGAGTTCAAATAGCATCCGGGAACTCAACGAGAGGAGTTTTGTCACCATGCCACGGCTCACTTCCCTATCGCTGCATATGAACCAGCTGAGTGACCTAGATGACTCGTGCTTCATCCATCTTCTAGAGCTGGAAGCGCTGGACCTCAGCCAGAACACCATCCACACAATCGGCCGAAAGGTTCTGACACCACTCAGGAGGTTGCGCACCATCGAGTTGAGTTTCAATCACCTACACAGCATAGAAAGTGGCACGTTCCGAAACATGACTCATCTTCGCGAAGTCCTCCTTACGAACAACAACATACTGAGAATAACGAACGACACCTTCCTCAACTCCTCCCATATATCGGCTCTGTTTCTCGCGAACAACGCAATTACTCAGATTGAGATCGCCGCCTTCTACCCACTGCCGCACTTGTTCCAACTTCACCTCTCCCACAACCAGTTGCGTTCAATACACCCCACAATGTTCAAGAACAACCGCGAACTCCGATCTCTTTCCCTAGACAGCAATCTTATTGCTGACCTCCTTCCGGGAACGTTTCAGGAATTAGTAGAGCTGCGGGATCTGCGATTAGAGAACAACCTGCTAAAGAAAATACGCAAAGGAGTGTTCTATTCCTTGCCCAATTTGCAGGAGCTGCACCTCCAGTTCAACCGAATAGAGACAATCGAGAACGAGGCCTTCCAAAGCCTAGCTAACCTGCAGCACTTGAATCTTCACGGCAACAGACTAACTGATGTGGGCGATATCCTCAGTCGGTACCCGTCTAGTCTGCGTTCCCTCATCTTGACACAAAACGAAATCAGCAACATGCACACGGACAGTATGAGCGGACTCAACAAAGTAGACATACTTTGGCTTGACTGGAACAAGCTCAAGAGGctaaaaaagcaaatttttcGTGACCTCATCGAAGTCGATCGGCTTCATTTAAACCACAACGAAATAATCGCCATTGAAGACGGCGCGTTCGAGAGGATGGTCAAACTCAGAGCTCTGTACCTTGAGTACAACACCCTTAGTCACGTCAACACAGACATGTTTAGAGGGGCTGAAAGCCTTGAAGAGCTTTACTTGTCACACAACAATATCATGGACATTGAGCCGCAGACATTTCAGTCGCTGAAAAAGCTTCGAGTGCTTCACATGTCCCACAACCAAATTTACGTCATAAGGAAGTATATGTTCGAAGGTCAAATACCCCTCCAGGAACTGTTCCTGTCCAGCGTGATGGCCGAGGATGTCGAGGCAGGGTCTTTCCTCGATCTGACATTTCTCACACACCTCGACATTAGCAATAACAAGCTGATCAGTGCCAGGGTTGACTTTCTATACCTTCCTAGCCTAAAGCACCTCGACCTTTCGGGCAATAACCTCACGGGTGTTCACGATAATATCTTTTATGGGCTTTCTTCACTGGAGACGCTCAAGGTGGAAAACACGGAAATAAGTCCAATCTCGAGCAAGCTTTTTGAACCTCTTTCGCAGCTCAAAATCTTGAACTTTAAAGGCAACGCGCTGGATTCGTTGGATGGCACCCAAATGAGAGGTTTAGTGAACGTCTCAGAGCTCCACCTTGACGGTAATAACCTAAGCTCCTTGCCGTATGTTTCAGAATCAATGCTAAACCTGCAGACCATCTCTCTCTCACACAACAAGATAAGTTCTATACCGAGCAACGCATTCAAAGGAAATGTCGAGCTCGCCAAAATAAACCTGACTGACAACCTCATTTCGGAGATAAGCCAGGGCGCGTTTCGTGGGCTGCCGAGTCTAAAGGAGCTGATTCTATCCGATAATGTGCTCACTTCTCTAAAACCTTCCTTCGTCGATGATCTCGGCACACTTGAGCAGTTGGCTCTGGACGGAAACAATCTCACATTCATCCCTAACGTTCTCCTGACTTCAAACATGGACGAGCTCACGACACTAAGCCTTAACCGCAACCCTGTGATCAGGCTACGCGAAGACTTCACGACTACTGGGAGCCTGCCTGCTCTGCGCACGCTCAGCATAGAATACGGGAATATCTCCATCGTGGCGTCGAACGATTTTATAGGCTTCCCTGAGCTGTCGGCACTTTCGCTTAGACACAACAGCATCATGAAGGTGTCACCTGGTGCCTTCAAGCCCCTGAAGAAGCTGCAAGTCCTTGACCTGGGGTACAACGCCATCGACATCTTGCCTTCGGAACGCTTCCAAGGCATCGATCGCCTGCAG GTGATCAACCTGACGCGAAACCACATCGTGGAACTGGCGCGGTTCGGGTCTGATCTGCGCTACCTGGAGCTGCTGGACCTGTCTTTCAATCGGGTCGCCCGGCTTCACGAAGACGTCTTCAGCAACGTGAACGGTCTCCGGTCACTTTGGATGCGCGACAACCAGATCGCCTGGGTGGCTGTCAATGCCTTCGCGAACCTGACGGCACTGGTGAGCCTCGACCTGCGCAACAACCAGCTCGCTTACCTCTCCAGCTCTGTGCTCCAGCCTATCGAGGTGCGGCTCGGCGAACTGCTGCTCTCCG GCAACCCTTTCCACTGCGACTGCCGGCTGCTGGGCCTGTGGGAGTGGTTGCAGGACCACCCTCGGCTGAACACACGGCGGCCCAGCTGCGCGCAGCCCGacaagctggccaaccagtcggTGGCCTCGCTGCATCCGGTGGACTTCTGCCCCGCCCCCTTGATGACGTCGGCTGAGGTGCGGCGCCTGGAGCATGACCGACTGTCGCTGGCGTGGGATGTGCAAAACGGAACGCTCATCGGCGGCTTCCTGATCACATACCACGCCACGTCGGAGCCCGCGCCGGCAGCGGGCGCCTCTCTCGAGCCAGGCGTGCGGCGCTACGAAGTCGACGGGCTGCGCGCCGAGACCTGGTACACGGTATGCGTGACGGCCACAGGAAAGTACCTGCGCAGCCTGGGCCGCCCCACGCCATACACGGCGGACGTCGAGAGACCCTACGACATGTCCGCCAACAACAGAAAGTGTCTGCAG GTACGCACCCTGGCGCGGACCGACCGCACTCGGGTCACGCTCTCCACTCTGGGAATGATCCTGGGCGGCAGCGTGAGCGCCGTCCTCGTGCTTGTGCTCGCCGTGCTGCTGACGGCACTCAAATTCCGGCGACGGCGGCGCCGCCGCAGACCGGCCAAGGCGCAGGAGGTGCCCCAGGAGTACATCTCGTACCGGCACTTCTCCATTCAGAGCAACGACGGCGTCTACTCCTGA